The following proteins come from a genomic window of Pirellula staleyi DSM 6068:
- a CDS encoding prepilin-type N-terminal cleavage/methylation domain-containing protein, whose product MQVLAPHNARSIETRLAKRSLKRRFASAFTLVELLVSMALTLIIVYAIAEFYARVGTSVRNGRALIELRGQLRNVSQKLQSDLNSMTVKGVPGVDEAAGLGYLEIHEGYRRDWDCDANGTADYQQAITDNWPSSSITDLLGDADDIISGTIQSSSAIYLGRVPASVSGNGVAQSRQAEFIWFVSFTDLDGDAEWDLNEPRELHRRQLVVMPELNSNPGVVGGPFTAPFAAADVRNTLASWYQNYDVSVRVESQSGGQFVLRANSLGDLSVRANRFAHQVTAGFPNRLDLVGAGGAADSLLGFMHPDFVIGRSIAVTPNTGASGEDLMMNNLLAFDVRLFDPTAPIYAHPTVGNEAVTPTDPDYPPATGTPIGRGAFVDLGHNRAASTFSGAPAAESGLGTETTYDTWTTLYERDGVDNRSLGHLDLGVNGIDDNNDGRVDEPAERDTLPPYGAPITGVQVRIRCQDITSRQVQQATVSADFIAD is encoded by the coding sequence ATGCAAGTTTTGGCACCGCACAACGCTCGTTCGATCGAGACACGTCTGGCAAAACGTTCGCTGAAAAGGCGATTCGCAAGCGCATTCACACTCGTCGAACTTCTGGTGTCGATGGCGCTCACGCTGATCATCGTCTATGCCATTGCCGAGTTTTATGCCCGCGTCGGTACGAGCGTCCGCAATGGTCGCGCGCTCATCGAACTGCGTGGCCAGCTTCGTAATGTGTCGCAAAAACTGCAGAGCGATTTGAATAGCATGACCGTGAAAGGGGTTCCCGGAGTCGACGAAGCCGCCGGATTGGGCTACCTCGAGATTCACGAAGGCTATCGCCGCGACTGGGACTGCGATGCCAACGGCACGGCCGACTATCAGCAGGCAATCACCGACAACTGGCCATCGAGCAGCATCACCGATTTGCTCGGCGACGCCGACGATATTATCTCCGGGACGATTCAGTCGTCGTCGGCAATTTATCTCGGTCGAGTTCCGGCAAGTGTTTCGGGAAATGGTGTGGCTCAGTCGCGACAAGCGGAGTTCATTTGGTTCGTTTCGTTCACTGATCTGGATGGGGATGCCGAGTGGGATTTAAACGAGCCCCGCGAATTGCACCGCCGCCAACTGGTGGTGATGCCCGAACTGAACAGCAATCCTGGGGTTGTTGGTGGACCGTTCACAGCGCCGTTTGCAGCCGCCGATGTTCGCAATACGCTCGCTAGTTGGTATCAGAACTACGATGTCTCGGTGCGGGTCGAATCGCAGTCGGGTGGGCAGTTTGTGCTACGTGCCAACTCGCTGGGCGATCTTTCGGTGCGTGCCAACCGCTTTGCCCATCAAGTGACCGCCGGTTTTCCGAATCGACTCGACTTGGTCGGAGCTGGTGGGGCCGCCGATTCGCTCCTCGGTTTTATGCATCCCGATTTCGTGATTGGTCGCAGCATCGCGGTTACTCCCAACACCGGCGCTTCGGGCGAAGACCTGATGATGAACAACCTGCTGGCATTCGATGTTCGTCTGTTTGACCCGACCGCTCCGATCTATGCCCATCCCACCGTTGGCAATGAAGCGGTCACTCCGACCGATCCCGACTATCCACCTGCCACCGGAACACCGATTGGTCGTGGGGCGTTTGTCGATCTCGGACACAACCGCGCTGCGAGCACCTTCAGCGGTGCACCGGCTGCTGAAAGTGGTCTCGGCACCGAAACCACCTACGACACCTGGACGACACTTTACGAGCGAGACGGGGTCGATAATCGCTCGCTCGGTCACCTAGATCTGGGCGTGAACGGGATCGACGACAACAACGATGGCCGTGTGGATGAACCAGCGGAACGTGATACGCTGCCACCTTACGGCGCTCCGATCACCGGCGTGCAAGTGCGCATTCGTTGCCAGGACATCACCTCGCGACAAGTGCAGCAGGCCACTGTTTCGGCCGACTTCATTGCCGACTAA